The following are encoded together in the Fimbriimonadia bacterium genome:
- a CDS encoding aldehyde dehydrogenase family protein produces MAEQFRALINGEWVASGTRGTFENINPADNSDVVGTFPKCGREEVEAAVASAKEAQKAWALVPAPRRGEIIKRCGDILAERKEDLARLMTREMGKILAETRGDVQEAIDTAYMMAGEGRRMYGDTVPCELPNKFGMSIRCPIGVAVMITPWNFPMAIPSWKIFPALVCGNTVVLKPATDTPASSARFVEALLDAGLPPKCIHLVYGSGRDVGETLATHPDVGVVSFTGSSEVGKRLAAVCGERLKRLSLELGGKNPQIVMEDANLELAVEGALWGAFGTTGQRCTATSRLIVHRDVREEFTSMLVARAKELKIGNGLDDSVQMGPCINAAQRDSVHGYVEIGKAEGARMLCGGHALTDGEYAKGSFYAPTVFADVTPKMRIFQEEIFGPVVGITEVSSFEEAIAVANDCTYGLSSSIYTRDVNRAFRAMRDIQAGITYINGPTIGAEVGLPFGGVKNTGNGHRESGHQVLDIFTEWKSVYVDFSGRLQRAQIDTEALSG; encoded by the coding sequence ATGGCAGAGCAGTTCCGCGCTCTTATCAATGGCGAGTGGGTCGCGTCCGGCACCCGAGGTACTTTCGAGAACATCAACCCGGCAGACAACAGCGACGTCGTCGGCACCTTTCCCAAGTGTGGGAGAGAAGAAGTGGAGGCCGCGGTGGCCTCGGCCAAGGAGGCGCAGAAAGCTTGGGCGCTGGTCCCCGCCCCACGGCGTGGCGAGATCATCAAGCGATGCGGGGACATCCTGGCCGAGCGCAAGGAAGACCTAGCCCGGCTGATGACACGAGAGATGGGCAAGATCCTAGCCGAAACACGCGGCGACGTTCAGGAGGCCATAGATACCGCCTACATGATGGCCGGCGAAGGACGGAGGATGTACGGCGACACTGTCCCATGCGAGCTACCGAACAAGTTCGGCATGAGCATTCGATGCCCCATCGGTGTTGCCGTGATGATCACTCCGTGGAATTTCCCGATGGCAATCCCCTCGTGGAAGATATTCCCTGCCCTCGTGTGCGGCAACACGGTGGTGCTGAAGCCGGCCACCGACACCCCGGCATCTTCCGCCCGCTTCGTCGAGGCCCTGTTGGACGCCGGTCTTCCACCGAAGTGCATCCACCTGGTGTACGGCAGCGGGCGTGACGTGGGCGAGACGCTTGCCACCCATCCGGATGTCGGGGTGGTCTCGTTCACGGGATCTTCGGAAGTAGGCAAGCGCCTTGCCGCGGTGTGTGGCGAGCGGCTGAAGCGTCTATCGCTGGAACTGGGCGGCAAGAACCCTCAGATCGTGATGGAGGACGCGAATCTCGAGCTCGCCGTAGAGGGTGCTCTGTGGGGCGCGTTCGGCACCACGGGGCAGCGATGCACGGCGACATCACGCCTCATCGTGCATCGAGACGTGAGGGAGGAGTTCACCTCGATGCTGGTTGCTCGAGCCAAGGAACTGAAGATCGGCAACGGGTTGGACGACAGCGTACAGATGGGCCCATGCATCAATGCCGCCCAGCGAGATTCGGTGCACGGCTACGTCGAGATAGGTAAAGCCGAGGGCGCGAGGATGCTGTGCGGTGGGCACGCGTTGACGGATGGGGAGTATGCCAAGGGTTCGTTCTATGCGCCAACGGTGTTTGCCGACGTGACCCCCAAAATGCGCATTTTTCAGGAGGAGATATTCGGGCCCGTTGTGGGAATTACCGAAGTATCGTCTTTCGAAGAGGCGATTGCGGTGGCGAACGACTGTACCTACGGGTTGTCTAGCTCTATCTACACCCGTGACGTAAATCGTGCGTTCCGCGCCATGCGAGACATCCAAGCAGGCATCACCTACATCAATGGCCCGACCATCGGGGCCGAAGTCGGGTTGCCGTTCGGCGGGGTCAAAAACACCGGCAACGGGCACAGAGAGTCGGGGCACCAGGTACTGGACATCTTCACCGAGTGGAAGTCGGTGTACGTGGACTTTTCTGGTCGGCTGCAGCGCGCGCAGATCGACACGGAGGCACTCAGCGGCTAG
- a CDS encoding CHRD domain-containing protein — MKTVRVLAATFAALTVCTTTALAALWEVNMTGLEEVPPNASPGTGYGLFDINMVTGDFTYSMTADGLTSTIIAAHIHNAPVGVNGPVIFNLLPGGVWTNPVVGAGTLSATHLAELVAGNLYVNVHTQTFPGGEIRGQMRLVPEPGSLAALGAGLAGLLAAHRRRRA, encoded by the coding sequence ATGAAGACAGTTCGTGTCCTTGCCGCCACGTTTGCGGCTCTAACCGTCTGCACCACCACGGCACTGGCGGCGCTGTGGGAGGTCAACATGACCGGCCTAGAGGAGGTGCCGCCCAACGCGAGCCCGGGAACGGGCTACGGCCTCTTCGACATCAACATGGTCACTGGCGACTTCACGTACTCGATGACCGCCGACGGGCTTACTTCTACAATCATCGCGGCTCACATACACAATGCGCCCGTGGGCGTCAACGGCCCCGTCATCTTCAACCTGCTACCGGGCGGCGTCTGGACCAATCCGGTCGTGGGCGCCGGGACCCTGAGCGCCACCCATTTGGCAGAGCTCGTAGCTGGGAACTTGTACGTCAACGTACACACACAGACATTTCCTGGTGGGGAGATTCGCGGTCAGATGCGACTGGTGCCCGAGCCAGGGTCGCTAGCAGCACTGGGAGCCGGGTTGGCCGGCCTTCTGGCCGCTCATAGGCGGCGCAGGGCGTAA